The window TCTGGTCCTGGTCGCCGCCACCTCCCTCCCGGCTCAGTCCTCTCGTCTCAACGCGGTGCGCGACGGCCAGGTCCGCTTCACCTTCACCTTGCGTCCCGGGGTCTGTGGCCAGGGCCAGAACATCTGGCGCACCGGTCGCGTTGGCCGCGACGGGATCCGGCTGGACAACAAGGCCAGCCGTGATGTGGAATACGATGTCGAATGCGATACCGGTCCCGGGCGCGTTGTGATCGACAAGGTGAACGGCCGCGTGGACGACGTCCGCTTCTATGTCGGCGGTCGCTGGCGCACCGACGCCGCGGCCACCGACCTCGGCCAGCTCCCGGTCCGGCAGGCAGCGGACCTCTTGCTCGACATCGCCAGGACCGGTGAAGGCAAGGCGAGTGAACGCGCGATCTTCCCGGCGACCCTGATCGATAGCGTCGAAGTGTGGCGC is drawn from Gemmatimonadota bacterium and contains these coding sequences:
- a CDS encoding HEAT repeat domain-containing protein, whose translation is MNARAMVPVLRAALVLVAATSLPAQSSRLNAVRDGQVRFTFTLRPGVCGQGQNIWRTGRVGRDGIRLDNKASRDVEYDVECDTGPGRVVIDKVNGRVDDVRFYVGGRWRTDAAATDLGQLPVRQAADLLLDIARTGEGKASERAIFPATLIDSVEVWRELIRLARDESRPRRARTQAVFWLGQAAEAPATQGLKDLVGEAAMDREVREQAVFALSQRPRDEAIPALVNIVRTSKDPELRKKALFWLGQSGDKRAIDLIEELLTRGK